Genomic segment of Drosophila ananassae strain 14024-0371.13 chromosome 2L, ASM1763931v2, whole genome shotgun sequence:
GCCCATTAAGTATTTAAACTAAATAGTTTCACTTTAATCGAACAATAAATACATGCAATATACGCGTATACAGAAATACAGGCCATCGTTCATAGGTGGTATTGCAAATGAACGATACATTGTCAATGGGTTAACAAGAATTACATAGTTTAAATATAGTTGTTAAAAGACCCATTCAAATCTAACGATAAACTGAACTTACATGTTTAACGTATTCATGtcaattacatttttaaagtAATGGTTTCGAACGGAAAACTTAAAGTCAATTAAAAAAGTGAACGTTAATCGGAATTTTTACAGTCGAATTTCGCAAATGCAGATTTTAGAAACTATttcaaaagtatttaaaataaaatcaatggGCATTATTATAATAGAAATActattttttagatattttggattttaaaaatatttttatctcTTAATGAAAGTTTTAAACTTTTAGGGTAAAGTACTTTATCAAAGTGCATTAAAGAAACTTGTATTTTGATGCCTACattaaaatgtataatttgtgaaataaaataaaaatatgctCTTTGTGTAGTTCGACTGAATTGCCAGTGGGCCACAGAAGTTGGTTTTAAAGTAGTCTATAGGTTTACTTATCAAGGGCATTAGTGGAGTTTGCGCAACGCGGTGTGCCTAGAGTGAGATTGGATTTGGGTCGAAATCGTTAAAAAATAGAACAGATCGGTATACAAGGTTTTTGGATTCAAGGGGCCTTAATTGTAATttcgtttaaaattttatttgcaatCATTTTCGCTGATTTTGATTAAATTACTCTATGCAACGTCCACGTCGCATCCACGCGTCAGACCTTGGCGCCCCATGCCCGCTTCAGCAGGTAGGCGCCCCGCTCGGCGATCATAACGGCGGGGGCGTGGGTGTTGCCAGCCGTCACCTTCGGCATTATGCTGGTGTCCATCACGCGCAGTCCCCGGATGCCATGCACCCGCAGCTCGTGATTAACTACGGCCATGGGGTCGTGGCTGGGACCCATTTTGCAGGAGCCCGCCTGGTGGTTCTCCGGTCCGGTGTTCTGTCTAACGGCGCACTCCCAGTAAGAATCGCTGCCAAACGTATGCGACTCACATCCCTTCACCACCGTCTTGTCCAGCCGCATGCCGTACTGCTTCAGAGGAGAGGTCTGCGACAGTCTGATGGCGAACTTGATGCCCTCTACCAAAGTCTTCACATCCCGCTCGTCGGTCAGGTAGTTGGCAAAGATGCGCGGCGGCTCCAGGGGATCTGCTGAACGAAGGGCTATGTATCCGCGTGATCGGGGATTCAGAACAGCTGGGAAGATCTGAATGGCCCGGGAGTTATTCGAGAGCAGTTCACCCACCTGGCCCGTGCGGGCACAGCTGGCCAGATAGCCGCCAAAGTAAAGCTGCAGATCGGGAAGATCCGGGCGATCCGACCAGCGGGTAGACAGTTTGGCAGTCACGTCCGAGATGCCTGTGCCTGACATGAGTCCGTCCCGGAACAGCAGATACTCCATGGCCGTGGCCCAGTTCAAAGGTGCCGTGTCCGCATCGTCAATGAAGAAGTTGGTAAAGTACGCCACATGGTTATGGAGGTTCTTGCCCACGCCTGGTAAATTGTGTACCGATCGCACATTAACCTGCTGCAGCTCATCCTTTGGCCCCACACCACTCAAAAGCAGAATCTGCGGAGAGTTGACTGCCCCAGCGCTGAGAACCACTTCCTTCTTGACCAAGATTTTACGCATGCTGCCAAACTGATCGCTGACCTCCACTCCCAGGACATTCTTGGTGTGCGGATGGATCAGGATTTTGGTGACAGTGGTGTTTAACAGAATATGGAGATTGCTGCGCATGCGGGCTGGACGCAGGAAGGCCCTTGCGGAGCTATACCGAATGCCGTTACGCGCCGTCATCTGGGCGATCATGAATCCAGTAGAGTTCTGGCCATTAAGATCCTGCACGGAGAAACCCAGCTCTTCACCAGCCTTAAGAATGGCATAGGATAGTGGAGGATTGTATGGGAACTTTCCAACGGGCAGGAGTCCACCCTTGGCATGGTATTCTGTGCCTACAGCATCCAGTTCCAGATTATCCTCAGACTTTTTGAAGAACGGCAAGACGTCGTTGAAAGCCCAGCCAGGATTTCCTTGGGCTGCCCAATCATCGTAGTCCTCTCGATTGCCGCGAATGTACATCATACCGTTCATTACCGAGGTGCCTCCCAGGACCTTGCCGCGGGGCCAATAGCATCGCTGCTCCATGGAGGACAAGCAAGCCATACGCTCCGGCTCTGTATTGTAACGATAGTCAATGTCGCTGCCGATGAAGTTCAGAAACATGGAAGGAATCTGGGCGCCAACTGGTTCATCTCCACCTGAAAGAATAAGTTTTTAAAATCTATTGTCAAAGTATAGACAATCCGCCAGTATTTTACTTCTAAAATCTTTAATAACCTTAATTTTCAATAAACTATTTCAATTATAGAGTTAACTACCGCCAACATTTTGGTAAATTCTTTTAAACCAAACAATATAATTGGTCATCCAAATTGATTGCCAATATTCGTACCCCGATACCCATAAGCCATGATACTCCGCATAACTGGTCGTGACACTGGACTAATAGTCGCAAACTGCCCATTAAGAAGCCGTCCAAACAAACCCCAATTTAACCTTCGGACAGCTTGGGTGGGCATTTCAATTAGAGTTTGGGACATCTGAGGCACGCTTTTGCTTAACCCATGGCAATCTATTAGTAATTAGTATATTGGCCCAATCAGCGTTCTAGAATTTCCGTTTCATCGAGCCCACGACTCTAGTTAATTAAATCGATTCAAGTGGAATCTTTGATTGCTAACCATAGCGTGGGAGCGGAACAAAATTTTACCGCAAAATCCTGTAGTAATAATTTAACTTGGTATTTcaacaaaagaaaattaagCAAAATAGCTTAAAAAATTGGAGAGTATCAGAAATACCGGCTCTGATTCATTGCGTACAAGTCTTATATATGTTCCCATATTGCTTATAACTTGTTCTCTAAAAACATTCAACATATGTATGCGTcaagcaaataaaaacaaatgctCTGTACGCTTTTAAATAAGAGAAAACAATTAGCACCAGAACGTCGCATTCTAATTAGTTTAGAATGAAAGCCAAAGCCGTCGAACATCTTTGCATAAATAATACGTTTATAAATCTACTAAACTATATAGTATTCCCGAAAAAATGTTTTAGCCGAGTGCAACAAACCATTTGCGGGaacataaaaaatagaataaagCTTAAAGTAAAAAATCGAGTTAGAATTCTAATTTAGAACTCGTGGTCGTCCACCAAAAATGGTGCTATTAACCTAACCCGAGGGTCATTCCAGGGGTCAGTGTACCAGGCACCAGGTTAACTTCTTTAATCCTCTAGATATCGTTAATTTACTTTCCGGCATGCTTTTGGCATTGGCTAAATGTGACGAGTTGCATGTCTAATGTCAAGCAAGACCGAATTATGACTTCGTCGGCTTGGTCGAAACAAAAGCCACTTAAGCCGGGGAGTTATCTGCTCATACTGATATATAATAAGCCAGGTAGTTAATGGCCACAGCTAATTGCAAGCCAGCCTCAGGCATTGTTGTATAATTAACGCCAACGCATTGGCCCCATCGAAGTGTGTCTCTTTCGCGAGTTTTGGCTTTTAATTGATGTAATTAGTGACAAGGCGTAAAAATTGTCACAATATAATTGCTATTACTTTGCGCAAATCTGCCAATATGGGAGACAAGACCCAGAAAGTAAGCCAACCAAAGATGAGAATGCTGAAAGGGCACTTTTAATGGAGACATTAGAATTTTTTCCCATACCTAAGTGATTTTCCATAGTCTTGGGCGACTAATAAAGACATTAGTCAAAGATgagaaaaaataatgattgATAGCTTGCGAATACTTAGATTACTTAGATGAATTTTTGAGAATActtagattttttttcaaagagATAATTGTCTTGTTTGGTGGCTTTAGCTAaacataatatattttttaaaaagttatttactttaaaatattttattaaaaacaagtcttcataaatatttacgaggttggcaaaaaaattataaattcaaatcgattatttgcattaaatgaaataaaataatttggcCCGAATTTCATTATTAACAAAGCCATATAATTCGAGTTTGAATCAAAATTGGGCTTGCTttataatgaaatataaattatGCAGTGCTAAAAAGGCTCTTAAGCTCAGTTTGCCGCatatttgcttttaattaagGCAAAGTGAATGCACTGCAttgaaaatcaacaaaaacgaGTACATCCAAAAGCCACCCACACTCTCAAAGCACAAATTCACGTGCTGTTTATGCATCGTAattcattcataaaaaaaggCTGTAAGCAACAACAATTATCCAATGCAAAAAATGAAGTCAAGCGGAACGAAAAAAAGGTCTTCGGGCTGTGAAACGGCTCCAAACGGACCAAAATCTAATAGAAAGAGGGAAGATATTTGCATGGGCTTAGATTGCCTTGGGGGTGAGGTGGCAGCTCGTTTAGTTTACATAATGCTCGTGGCAGTTGCGGTGGCTTCTTTGCCGCAGTGTTGCCCAAGTGGCATTAGTGTTTctgcggttgctgctgctgtcgctgTTGCGGTTTGCTATTGTTGCAGTTTTTGCCGCTGTTAAGCTTCAATTACTTCTAAACAAATGCCATATAACGTGCCTCTAATTGCCTGAGCAGTCTGACTTGGCCATGTTGCTGGCAACATGTTGCTCTGAAGAGACCCACTTACCGGCTTCGATCAGCAACACCTTCCACTGGGGCACCTCGGAGAGGCGGGAGGCAACCACAGAGCCCGCTGAGCCACCGCCAATGACAATGAAATCGTACTCGTAATCCGGCTCCGAACGAAACTGCAATCAGAATGGAAACCATTGAAAGGTGATATTGTTGGCCACAAAAATGTGACCATGAGTGTCAACTAACCCGTGAGCTGGCTCTTCCGCAAGGGTCCTCCAGGTCGCATTGGGAGCGGATGAACACTTCTAGGAGGCCCATGAACAGCATGAAAGCACTGCCACCGCAGGTGGAGGCCAATGTGGGTCCTGTGGGTACGCCCACTAAGCAATCGCAGGCTGAGGGGCTGGCGGACATGattattttctaaattataaaatgaaaaagaaagtaCGACATTAGAGCTTTATGTTCTTAAAAAGACAGTAATATATTGGTAGAAATCAAAAGACTTAGGAAACAAACTTGTCATCTACTACATGGGCTTTAGTTTCAaatgctttaaaaataaacgttATTTTTCCATTCTATCtcaattgttttttattccaatacatttttttttagtttttaatgaagtaaaataaaacttaaaataaataatgaaatgtAGTACCCTTGAATTCAAAGGGATTGCTTATAAAAAAGAATGCAATTATCTCAGTCATAAcattcaaattaaattagttcaaattcaaattagcAATCTAAGCTTCTTTCTCTAAGACTTCGAATAGTCCatattaagttttatttttgactGTAAAATTGTAGAAACAGTATAAATGAgtcaacataaaaaaattataaaaattgatattattaatttttccattctataaataattgttttaattGGTTATCTGACtgtttaattttagtttttaatcaTTTCCAGTTGATTAAGCACGAAGCCATAGGGCAAAgtcataaaattttgaaaacccACAACTTGAACTTCTATTTAACCTTGCCGACTCTGACAAAGACTAAAAATTATCAAAGTAATGCTCCAGCAACAGCACTGTAATTAATAAGAGTACCCACCGAAACAATGGGCGTCGTCGGTGGTGATTTCAATGCACACCgaaaaacaacagaaaaaacaaagcccaaatgaaattgaaatcaaaaaagaTACTTTTTATATCTTAGCCATTTTGCAAACAAAACGGCAACTGCCGCCAGCATTGGCAATTACCGAAAGGCCAAACAGACAGATAGACGGAGATTTAGGCAGACAGAAGTCATAGCTCATCATCCAAGAGCTTGGCTTTTGTGTGCTTCTACTGCATAGTTTCACATGACCTTAGCCCCAACGGCCAAAAATGCCTGGCTGGCTTCTCGTTTTCTTTCCTATTTGAAATTTCGAAACCATCTCTTGGTCTGTGCCTAAAACAGAAGCACTGAGTCGGGCTCGAATTACATTACGGTAGCCAACTCCGATTGAGTAATGTGCATTATAATTATGTCATTTGTTTTTCGTCGGTGGACTGATGATGACCGCTGGGGATCAGGGAGACTTTAAGGCGATTTGAAGGCAGGGGAACTTGATCTGTTTCATGTTCCTTTTATGGGACATACAAAAATGTTAATTGCACATCAATAACATTGCTGTTCACACTCCTTACTAGGGCTGTGAGTTAGCATCCAAATTAAAACCAAACCCATCCCCGAAATCAGTGCATTTTTGGACGACACAAAGCTGACTACGTTTTTGACCTCAATCAACTCGAACAGCTTGAGGCAatcaaattgcaatttgcGCCCagccaaaaacagaaaaccgtaaaaaataaaacacaaaaaaaaatagacgAAGCAAAAacctaattgaaacaaaaacagaaaccaaaactaaaactgaaactgaaaccgaaagTAAAACAAGAGAATCAACTAAGCAGAGATCGAGAAGATCAAGCAATTGCTACAGTTCGTCTGTTTTTGGTTGCCACAATGGTGGTGCTCGCATCTGACATTTCGAACACGATTTTTCATTCATTTCAATTGCATTTTGGTGTCTTTCGCTTTTAAAGTTGAAGGATGCCATGAAAGTGaggcaaaggcaaaggcaaCGTCAACGGCAACCAAAAGGCAGTCGGAGAACATACGCAACTCACGCGAGCGTGGAAAATCGAAAAGAGAGGCGGTTGACCTCGCAGCCAGTTTTCCACCAGGCTTGTAAAACTCTGCAAcaaccaacaacaataaaagttTCAACAGGCGAACTTCAAACGCCAAGAAAAACGCGTGCAAAAGTCGTGCAACGatctgaaaaattaaaagttgtTCGGGACAACTTTTGTTGGCCTAAAATAGTTTCGGCCACTTTTGCGTAGCCCGATGGTAAGGACATTTTTTTGAACAAATCATAAGcagaaataaaaatgttatcatttttttgtaataaacATGAGAAAATATACATAACAGAAAATGCCCTATGCAGCCATTAGGCTGTGATCAAAAGACTTAGAACACGAACTCCAAAAAAAGTTTGGTAAAAGgtaacaaatttttattttgtctgcAACGAacgattatattttttacGAAATCTAATATATAGTGCCCCAAAAAGTAAATCCTAATCAAGCAATCTTGTATTCGTGCTTGTTATTTATGCTGCTAATTATTCAATTAACTAGCGACAATTGTTAATACTTCCTCTGATTGCAGCGTAATTTCTCCCGGACAATACTATCATTGGGGTTTTCATAATGACAGCTTGTTTTTGTATTAACAACTTTATCGGATAGGAGGCATGGTGCATAATATCTTGCGCACTGAAGCGATCCCGGTGTCGATTATAACCAACTCGAGCTGCAGTTGTCTTCTGGCGGTTTTTATTGTACTCGTACGATAACTTCATTGATATTGTTTGGCATTGTCTTCGTCGCTGCGTTGCATTTGAAGGTTTCTTTCAactgtcagtcagtcagttagTCAGTCAATCAGGCAGGCAAGCAagcagtcagtcagtcagtcggtTAGAGCAAACTCGTGCTCATTGGTGTGAACAACACCGCAACTTGGTTTTGGGCCTTGTTATTTGGTTATCTTGTTTCTGCTTCTGCCATATGTTTAGGCTTGGTTTTTCGAGTGCTTATTAATGTGGGAACCGCGCATTTATTAGAATAATAATCATAAAGTAATGCAATTTATGCGTGCCACTACAAAGACGCCAGATAAAGGCATGTGATTTTGAGTGAATTGTGTAAATTTTAGTTTTGGGATGGGGTGGGATCTCCCCTAGTCTCTGTCAGAAGTTTCGAGTTCAAGCTGTCAAGTCAGTTAACATTTCAATCTAGCAAAGTCGAACACTTTCTCAaggctttaaaaaaatgtcATTAGGCATCTTAATTAGCTTAAAAAATGACAAAGCTCATAAAAATCTCacataatttcaaaaatttcacatCGATTTTAAGTTAATTTGACTCACCAATTTCCCCAACTTACCTGGCtaagtaaaaaaaaaccaaaaattcgCATATAAAGCTACGTAAAACTATAACAAATTTAATGGTCAACACATAGCGGCAAATTGAAGTCATTAATTTGGCCAATGGACCTCCGACTATGAAAACTGGAACGGGTTTACTTTTGATTCGTGGTTTAACTTCGTTTTCAAAATCAACAAATAACGGTAAACGCGTTAAAGAGTGgtaaaaaatagagaaatatacacacatatatgaaataaaaatgaacCATAAAGTTTTTCATGTTCGGGCGGTAATTTGACAAGCGGCAGCTAGATGGCAAGGTGTATGAATAATTTAATGAAAAGTCCGGCTAAGCGAAGCAAAACGCAAACTGCGGTAATTTAAATAGATTTGGGGGAAAAAGTTCATAAATAAAACCGGCCACGTATGAGTGTCCAGGTAACTTGGGGAGACCATAAATTAACACCATCCCCGGCTGGCGAGGATAACGAGCCGGCAAAAGCAAACATTGCCTCCGGGCCTGGGTTCCCCCTCTGTGATATTACGCAGACTTCACTcgtggctctggctctggccatTAGAGAGCCAGATGAGCATAGATTGGCCAAGAAATCAACGAGtgtggcaaaaaaaaacaactggaACTGGGGCTAAAGCTAAAGCTAAATCTGGAGCTGGAAACAGCaacctgcaacctgcaacTGTCGGCAATTGCATTTGCAGCAAAACTAGAGGAAACT
This window contains:
- the LOC6500095 gene encoding glucose dehydrogenase [FAD, quinone] isoform X2, which codes for MSASPSACDCLVGVPTGPTLASTCGGSAFMLFMGLLEVFIRSQCDLEDPCGRASSRFRSEPDYEYDFIVIGGGSAGSVVASRLSEVPQWKVLLIEAGGDEPVGAQIPSMFLNFIGSDIDYRYNTEPERMACLSSMEQRCYWPRGKVLGGTSVMNGMMYIRGNREDYDDWAAQGNPGWAFNDVLPFFKKSEDNLELDAVGTEYHAKGGLLPVGKFPYNPPLSYAILKAGEELGFSVQDLNGQNSTGFMIAQMTARNGIRYSSARAFLRPARMRSNLHILLNTTVTKILIHPHTKNVLGVEVSDQFGSMRKILVKKEVVLSAGAVNSPQILLLSGVGPKDELQQVNVRSVHNLPGVGKNLHNHVAYFTNFFIDDADTAPLNWATAMEYLLFRDGLMSGTGISDVTAKLSTRWSDRPDLPDLQLYFGGYLASCARTGQVGELLSNNSRAIQIFPAVLNPRSRGYIALRSADPLEPPRIFANYLTDERDVKTLVEGIKFAIRLSQTSPLKQYGMRLDKTVVKGCESHTFGSDSYWECAVRQNTGPENHQAGSCKMGPSHDPMAVVNHELRVHGIRGLRVMDTSIMPKVTAGNTHAPAVMIAERGAYLLKRAWGAKV
- the LOC6500095 gene encoding glucose dehydrogenase [FAD, quinone] isoform X1 produces the protein MSASPSACDCLVGVPTGPTLASTCGGSAFMLFMGLLEVFIRSQCDLEDPCGRASSRFRSEPDYEYDFIVIGGGSAGSVVASRLSEVPQWKVLLIEAGGDEPVGAQIPSMFLNFIGSDIDYRYNTEPERMACLSSMEQRCYWPRGKVLGGTSVMNGMMYIRGNREDYDDWAAQGNPGWAFNDVLPFFKKSEDNLELDAVGTEYHAKGGLLPVGKFPYNPPLSYAILKAGEELGFSVQDLNGQNSTGFMIAQMTARNGIRYSSARAFLRPARMRSNLHILLNTTVTKILIHPHTKNVLGVEVSDQFGSMRKILVKKEVVLSAGAVNSPQILLLSGVGPKDELQQVNVRSVHNLPGVGKNLHNHVAYFTNFFIDDADTAPLNWATAMEYLLFRDGLMSGTGISDVTAKLSTRWSDRPDLPDLQLYFGGYLASCARTGQVGELLSNNSRAIQIFPAVLNPRSRGYIALRSADPLEPPRIFANYLTDERDVKTLVEGIKFAIRLSQTSPLKQYGMRLDKTVVKGCESHTFGSDSYWECAVRQNTGPENHQAGSCKMGPSHDPMAVVNHELRVHGIRGLRVMDTSIMPKVTAGNTHAPAVMIAERGAYLLKRAWGAKVURVDATWTLHRVI